The genomic region CAATTATCTAAACGACAAACAAGAGCGGTTGATTGTCGTCACTAACGTTGATGATATTAACAGCGAAAACTATCAACGTTTAATGCTCAACGGATTCCGTCGCAGTGGCGATCAAGTATATCGCCCCCATTGCGTTAATTGCCGAGCGTGTGAGTCATTACGGATACCGGTCTATTTGTTTAAGCCGAGCCGTAGCCAAAAACGGCTATTAAATAGCAACAAAGATCTTGATGTTCGTATCGCTTTACATCCTAAAGAAGAATATTTTGAACTGTATCAACGTTATATTGATACCATTCACCGTGATGGTTCAATGTACCCTGCCAATAAAGAGCAATACGAATCCTTTATTTTTTCACACCATGTTGAACAACTGTTTTTAGAAGTACACTTACATAATCAGTTGGTCTCTGTCGCCGTTTGCGATAACTTACCTCATGCATTATCGGCCTTGTACACGTTTTATGATCCGCAGCTACAAAAACGCTCATTAGGAAAGTTTTCAATTCTTCAGCAAATTGTATTAGCGCAAAAGCTTAACAAACACTATCTGTATTTGGGCTATCAAATTGATGCATGCGCGAAAATGAATTATAAGAATCAATACTATCCGCACGAACGCTTAGTCGGTCAAACATGGCATAGATTCACCGAAAAATCGTAGAAATAATGAATAATATTAAAATTGTTTGCGCTATTCCTTTACAAATTGACCAGTTTTCGGCATTATCTCGTCAGCAAAATTTATCCATTTATATGAATGAGGTTTAACGCCCAATGGCGAAAGAAGAAAATATTGAAATGCAAGGTACGGTGTTGGACACACTACCAAACACTATGTTCCGTGTAGAACTTGAAAACGGTCACGTTGTAACAGCTCACATTTCTGGCAAAATGCGCAAAAACTATATCCGTATTTTGACAGGCGATAAAGTAACCGTTGAATTAACGCCTTACGATTTATCAAAAGGCCGAATTATTTTCCGCGCTAGATAATCTCGATAGAGCCAATTGGTCACACTGACTAGCTTTATCGGTTACAAAAACAAAAAGCCTCGCAATGCGAGGCTTTTTGTCTTCAGCGTTGATGATCGGTTATGCCTTTTTGACAAACTTAGCCGTTATCATCATCTCGCCTGCACCATCGACTTTACAGTCAAGTTCATGGTCTTTTTTATCAAGAACACGCCTAACAACCGCTTTTGTGCCGATCTTAAGTACCAAAGAGCTGCCTTTAACCTTAAGGTCTTTTACAAAGGTAACTTTATCACCATCTTGTAACAAGGTGCCGTTGGCATCATAAACAGTTGGCTTGTCTTCGTCGACAACCACCTCTGACGGGTTCCATTCATGACCGCATTCAGGGCAGATAAGTTGATCTTGATCCGGGTATACGAACTCGGATTCACATTTTGGGCAAGGAGGAAATGACATAAATTTTTAAAGGATTGCTTTCGAGACTCTAATGGTAAACCCTTTATCATAAATTTACGAGGACTTTTATCGCTTGGCAAGCCGACGATATCACCTTGCATAATACCTGAACTCGGCCTACCTAAGACAATAATCAATACTTAGCTATTCAATTTACAATCATAATGTTGTTTAAGATATTGGGCAAACTGACTGGTGATATCTTCTTGAACCTCTTCAATAGTCAGGCTATCACTAAATTGCGAAGCAATTGTTGCCACATCTAACTGCTGTGGAATACAAATGGCGGTTTGTTGATTGTGTTGTAAACGTCGGTAACTGCCTCGCGTGGTGTATGCACGTTGCTCATAATCACTTGCTAATTCGTTAACCGAAAAATGACTAATATTAGCCGTTTTGCTGGCAAGATAGCCTTCGACGATGCCTTGGATATAAATTTGGCACATTTGCTCTTGATCAGGCGCACGACACAGCGTGCGTGCGCCATCACTTATTGCAGTCAACGGATAACATGTGAGCGCTAAGCTAACGAGTAGAGTGGTGTGTCTCATAATAAATCTCCCTGGTTGATTGTTGTGATATTTTTATCATCCAACCACCCCACAATGCTGCCAAGATAGATGATATCAATACGCCAAGTTTTACTTGGTCATAATAAATCGAATCGGCTCCTTCAAATGCTAACGAACCAATAAATAAACTCATGGTAAAACCAATACCGCATAATACCGACACGCCATATAGTTGCATCCAATTTGAACCACGCGGTAACTTAGCCAGCCCCAACTTAATCACCAACCAACACGCGCCGAATACCCCCAACTGCTTACCGATAAACAGACCAGCAATAATCCCTAAGGTCATCGGGTGTAGCAGATGTTCAACGCTGATCCCGTGTAAGCTTATCCCCGCATTAGCAAACGCGAATATTGGTAAGATGGCAAAAGCAACCCATGGTTGTACGGTATGTTCCATATGCAATAACATCGGCTTGCCCCATTTATTGTTCACATTTAACGGTACAAACAAGGCGATGACAAACCCGGCTAATGTTGCATGAACCCCTGATTTGAGTACCGCTACCCACACCATTAAGCCAATAAGCAAATACGCTCGCTGACGGGCGACGTTGTGACGATTACAGAAAAACAACAGCACTAACCCCAGTGCCGCTATTAACAGTGACGTTGTCGATAGATCTTGAGAATAAAATAACGCAATGATGATAATGGCACCAATATCATCGAATATTGCGACCGATAATAAAAATAACTTTAACGATAATGGAACTTGCTTGGCGAATAAGCTGAATATACCTAATGCAAAGGCAATATCGGTCGCCGATGGCACTGCCCAGCCCGCTATCGATTCTGGATTTTGCCAGTTAAACCCCAGATACATAAGTGCCGGAAATATAATACCCGCAAAGGCTGCAACCGCCGGCAAAACGATTTGATCTTTGCTTGATAAATGGCCCTCAATGATTTCCCGTTTGACTTCAAGACCGATTAAAAAGAAAAAAATTGCCATAAGCCCATCATTAATCCACAACAGTGATGGCTTAGCGATGGCAAACTCGCCTACTTTGATGGCAATGGGAAAATTGAGAAAGTCTTTATATAAGTCGCTCAGCCCCGTATTAGCAACAATCATTGCCATTAAAGAGGCTAAAACCAATAACACCCCACCTGCGGCGTCATGGTTAACCATTTGTCGGAAATCTT from Thalassotalea sp. Sam97 harbors:
- a CDS encoding arginyltransferase; this encodes MSESKKFFQFGITRPFDCNYLNDKQERLIVVTNVDDINSENYQRLMLNGFRRSGDQVYRPHCVNCRACESLRIPVYLFKPSRSQKRLLNSNKDLDVRIALHPKEEYFELYQRYIDTIHRDGSMYPANKEQYESFIFSHHVEQLFLEVHLHNQLVSVAVCDNLPHALSALYTFYDPQLQKRSLGKFSILQQIVLAQKLNKHYLYLGYQIDACAKMNYKNQYYPHERLVGQTWHRFTEKS
- the infA gene encoding translation initiation factor IF-1, producing the protein MAKEENIEMQGTVLDTLPNTMFRVELENGHVVTAHISGKMRKNYIRILTGDKVTVELTPYDLSKGRIIFRAR
- a CDS encoding zinc ribbon domain-containing protein YjdM, encoding MSFPPCPKCESEFVYPDQDQLICPECGHEWNPSEVVVDEDKPTVYDANGTLLQDGDKVTFVKDLKVKGSSLVLKIGTKAVVRRVLDKKDHELDCKVDGAGEMMITAKFVKKA
- the nhaA gene encoding Na+/H+ antiporter NhaA, producing MTKKDFRQMVNHDAAGGVLLVLASLMAMIVANTGLSDLYKDFLNFPIAIKVGEFAIAKPSLLWINDGLMAIFFFLIGLEVKREIIEGHLSSKDQIVLPAVAAFAGIIFPALMYLGFNWQNPESIAGWAVPSATDIAFALGIFSLFAKQVPLSLKLFLLSVAIFDDIGAIIIIALFYSQDLSTTSLLIAALGLVLLFFCNRHNVARQRAYLLIGLMVWVAVLKSGVHATLAGFVIALFVPLNVNNKWGKPMLLHMEHTVQPWVAFAILPIFAFANAGISLHGISVEHLLHPMTLGIIAGLFIGKQLGVFGACWLVIKLGLAKLPRGSNWMQLYGVSVLCGIGFTMSLFIGSLAFEGADSIYYDQVKLGVLISSILAALWGGWMIKISQQSTREIYYETHHSTR